One region of Culex pipiens pallens isolate TS chromosome 2, TS_CPP_V2, whole genome shotgun sequence genomic DNA includes:
- the LOC120421977 gene encoding lipase member H-like — MGQFLVRRVVQIGAIFGLLAAVHVASSERVTASPDEHIFFVEGDGCTEKDKFSIVVHGWKEGCNRTEWIPDTLSNLTEYRGGCVICMDFSKYAVTEDYFGGLVPHFYRVVDTLAWKLRELEGRGFDPANGHMFGFSFGAQAAIEAGRRFGLGKLGRLDVCEPAGPGFDSDGTFSVLNPRLAARNVQCIHTSAEFGTFRRDCHQNWMMGNCGRSQLAAGPFPKGSHGLCPYFYNSAFRNEFRATAKRPECFSFRAATDWPPTFRMGYLSDVQAGVFGDLFCPTTKAYPFNEIATTNEV; from the exons ATGGGACAGTTCCTCGTTAGACGGGTGGTGCAAATTGGCGCCATTTTTGGACTTTTGGCCGCGGTCCACGTTGCCTCCAGTGAACG AGTTACGGCATCTCCGGACGAGCACATCTTCTTCGTGGAGGGTGATGGCTGTACGGAAAAGGATAAATTCTCGATCGTGGTCCACGGCTGGAAGGAGGGTTGCAACCGGACGGAGTGGATTCCGGACACGTTGTCCAACCTGACCGAGTACCGCGGGGGATGTGTCATCTGTATGGACTTTAGCAAGTACGCCGTGACGGAGGACTACTTCGGGGGGTTGGTGCCACACTTTTACCGCGTGGTGGACACTCTGGCGTGGAAGCTGCGGGAGCTGGAAGGGCGCGGATTTGATCCGGCCAATGGGCACATGTTCGGGTTTAGCTTTGGAGCGCAGGCGGCCATCGAGGCGGGAAGACGGTTTGGGCTGGGGAAGCTGGGAAGACTGGATG TCTGCGAACCCGCCGGGCCCGGCTTCGACTCGGACGGAACGTTCTCGGTGCTGAACCCCCGCCTGGCGGCCCGCAACGTCCAGTGCATCCACACGAGTGCCGAATTCGGGACGTTCCGACGCGACTGCCACCAGAACTGGATGATGGGCAACTGTGGCCGAAGCCAGCTGGCGGCCGGACCCTTCCCGAAGGGCAGCCACGGGCTGTGTCCGTACTTTTACAACAGTGCCTTCCGGAACGAGTTCCGGGCCACCGCCAAGCGACCGGAGTGCTTCTCGTTCCGGGCCGCCACCGATTGGCCGCCCACGTTCCGGATGGGCTACCTCAGCGACGTGCAGGC TGGAGTTTTTGGCGATTTGTTCTGTCCCACGACCAAGGCGTACCCGTTCAACGAAATTGCGACCACAAACGAGGTCTAA
- the LOC120421975 gene encoding sorting nexin lst-4, whose translation MSRVKVLYDFQGEPNSAELTINVDDVLTVTNTEVGEGWWEGTNARGQRGLFPAAYVEVMPMAPPPAAGPPKMPPPPLKASVPVVQQQQPAQAPRYDQTADDWGEQQDGEWDDDWDDDQDTYSEIGPASGGGQGQGQASNNQNGNFQSSNYYANANLPAVPVPNDGDGISLASTAVGGTRRATSSSKIFSSKAADAYLMGLSVPAVSESDRVQILQTDAGIVWKPMRDGYTVTVDSPKKEKKFNGLKSFIAYQLTPSFNGIAVSRRYKHFDWLHEQLVKKFCLIPVPPLPDKQISGRYDEEFVEHRRVQLQEFVDWMCRHPVLSTCGVWMHFLTCTDEKKWKTGKRTAEKDPLVGTTFCAAIFPPDKTLLTSQVEPQIDTCTQFVPQMAGGVKTLVQICADETKKFQTQWRQDYQRIGEGFSELARALEIDERRQTTQLSLSNSVGHAAGIFIAIGQLFADQPKHDFIPLGDRLHIYRGLLGGYPDALAEYRNGVQKRKDCEKLTAEQKMENSQLAEVNRRVDVMSYAMLAEMAHFRAERDTHLKDTMRNFIGAQIEFYKNIVRRLEQAQGHF comes from the coding sequence ATGTCCCGCGTCAAGGTCCTGTACGACTTCCAGGGCGAACCCAACTCGGCCGAGCTGACGATCAACGTCGATGACGTCCTGACCGTGACCAACACCGAGGTGGGCGAAGGCTGGTGGGAGGGCACAAATGCACGCGGCCAGCGTGGACTCTTCCCGGCGGCGTACGTCGAGGTGATGCCGATGGCGCCACCCCCAGCGGCCGGTCCTCCGAAGATGCCACCACCACCGTTGAAGGCGTCCGTTCCGGtggttcagcagcagcagccggcgCAAGCACCCAGGTATGACCAGACGGCGGACGATTGGGGGGAACAGCAGGACGGGGAGTGGGACGACGATTGGGACGATGACCAGGACACGTACTCGGAGATTGGTCCGGCCAGTGGCGGCGGTCAGGGTCAGGGTCAGGCTAGTAATAATCAGAACGGGAATTTCCAAAGCAGTAACTACTACGCGAACGCGAACCTGCCGGCGGTGCCGGTGCCGAACGACGGGGACGGGATTTCGCTGGCGTCGACGGCCGTTGGTGGGACGAGGCGGGCGACGTCGTCTTCGAAGATATTCTCGTCGAAGGCGGCAGACGCGTATTTGATGGGGCTGAGCGTGCCGGCGGTGTCGGAGTCGGATCGGGTTCAGATTCTGCAGACGGACGCGGGGATCGTGTGGAAgccgatgcgagatgggtacaCCGTGACGGTGGACTCGCCCAAGAAGGAGAAGAAGTTCAACGGGTTGAAGAGTTTCATCGCGTACCAGCTGACGCCGTCGTTTAATGGGATTGCCGTTTCGCGGCGGTACAAACACTTTGACTGGCTGCACGAGCAACTGGTGAAGAAGTTTTGTCTCATTCCGGTTCCGCCGTTGCCGGACAAGCAGATCTCCGGACGGTACGACGAGGAGTTTGTCGAGCATCGCCGCGTTCAGCTGCAGGAGTTTGTGGACTGGATGTGCCGCCATCCGGTACTGTCCACGTGTGGCGTCTGGATGCACTTCCTGACCTGCACCGacgagaaaaagtggaaaacgggCAAGCGAACGGCGGAGAAAGACCCCCTCGTGGGAACGACCTTCTGCGCGGCAATCTTCCCGCCGGACAAAACGCTGCTCACTTCCCAGGTCGAACCCCAGATCGACACTTGCACCCAGTTCGTGCCTCAAATGGCCGGCGGCGTCAAAACGCTGGTCCAGATTTGCGCCGACGAGACGAAAAAGTTCCAAACCCAATGGCGGCAGGACTACCAACGCATCGGCGAAGGCTTCTCCGAGCTGGCGCGTGCCCTCGAGATCGACGAACGACGCCAAACGACCCAGCTCAGCCTGTCCAACTCGGTCGGTCACGCCGCCGGCATCTTCATCGCCATCGGCCAACTCTTCGCCGACCAGCCCAAGCACGATTTCATCCCCCTGGGCGATCGCCTGCACATCTACCGTGGCCTTCTGGGCGGCTATCCGGACGCGCTTGCCGAGTACCGGAACGGCGTCCAGAAGCGGAAAGACTGCGAAAAGCTAACGGCGGAGCAAAAGATGGAAAACAGCCAGCTGGCGGAGGTGAATCGGCGCGTGGACGTGATGTCGTACGCGATGCTGGCGGAGATGGCACATTTCAGGGCCGAGCGGGACACGCACCTGAAGGACACGATGCGGAACTTTATCGGGGCGCAGATCGAGTTCTACAAGAACATTGTGCGGCGGCTCGAGCAGGCGCAGGGGCACTTTTGA